TCGAGGATAACCATAAATACCTGCAAGTGCTGAACCCGACGGAGTTTGTCGAAGAAAAACCAGGACCTAAGCCCACAAGGAcagaaggaaataaagtgGCCACGAAGGGGAGTAATACGAAGTTGGGAAGAAGAATACGACGGAACTGGAAACCCGGAAAAGTTCATAAGTAGAACAGAAAAATTGGCAGAGGCATTCGGCATAGATCTAGATCATTTAGCAGGAGCATTGGTAATACTTCTCAGAGGCTGTGCCTTGGATTGGTGGCACAGCCACCTAAACCCGATGCCGTCGTGGAGCACCTTTAGAAAAGAATTCCTAGAGTATTGCAGCCCAGCGGATCAAGTTACCGAGGCCATAAGACTTgcagacggaacaaacagaacagtcacagaggcactagaagtaccaatacaactcgggacacaaacaaacacaacaacactacTAGTACTAGTACTAGGACGAGGTGAACGGAGACCTACTCTTGGGAATAGATTTCTTAGAGCAATGCAACGCCACACTAAAATGCGGACCCATCAcatcgaaaattaaaaagaacaaGAGGAACCAACGCAGGAGCAAGAAACACCAGAGACTCGGCATCGGATAACTAGAAACAGGTGATTTAACAGACTCACAGATCCAAGAGACCCTCAAAAGGGTGTTGgagatgatgagccaaatcaAAAGAAGTAAGTCACATTGCAATCCATAAAATCTTTATGAAGCACGACCGCCCAATCAAACAGAGGTATTACCCTCGAAACCGAGCAGTgcaatcaataataaacaaacaagtcgaAGAATTCATAGCACAGAACCTCATAGAACCCTCGCACTCCGCCTACAGTTCGCCAGTGGTAATCgtagagaagaaaaaaaaggaatggaGGCTTTGCATAGACTATAGGCAACTGAACGAGCACTCTAAGCGAGACGCATACCCAGTACCCCGAATGGATCACATTCTCAACCAACTCCGCAAGGCAATACATAAGCACACTggatctgaaaagtggctactggcagataccgatggACGAAGACAGTAAACAGTACCCTGCCTTTATTGTACCAGGGCGCAGACTGTTTCAGTGGAAAGTAGTGCCCTTCGGATTACACACAGCACCGGCGACTTTCCAAAGAGCTCTAGACTCAGTTATCGGAAGATAAGAGAGATGGAACAATTCTCATCATCTGGATGACATAGTGGTCATCGGACGAACGAAACGGGTACACCGGGAGAAACTGCAAGAAGTAATGGGACGACTTCGCAAAGCAACCCTAGGAATTAACACGGAGAAATGTCACTTCTTCAAAGAAGAGCTAAGATATTTGGGCCTCATAGTCAGCGCAAGAGGCACACACACCGATCCAGAAAAGACAGCCGCGATCCTCAACATGCCAAGCCCACAGACAACAAAGTAGGTTCACGGTACAGAAGGTTCGTTCCTAACTTCATGGAACTGGTGCAACCGCTGTACAACCTAGTAAGAAGGGTAAGAAGTTTGATAGGGACGAGAATACAGAAAAGGCAACTAATACCTTGAAAAAATCTCTAACACAAGCACCAATCCTTGCTTGCCTTGACTTTGAAAAAACCTCTGTACTCCAGACGGACGCCAATAACTGCCGATTAGGAGCGGTTTTAACGCAAGATGTTGAAACGGCGAACACGTTATCTCATACGCCAGTCAAAAGACGGAGAAAAAATACTCAGCTACCGAAAGGGAGTGCCTGGCAATCTACTGGTGTGTCCAGAAAATGCGGATGTACttggagggataccactttGTCGTCATAACTAAAACTCAGTTCTAGGAAAAAACCATAGCGAAGCAACAGCATGCCACTTAGGGATCAGGCAAACAAAGAACCGTAAAATTACGACATACTAGCTGCAAGGGATGCACAGGGATATACAAAAGTAGCCACGGCAACAACATGCTACTGTTTGTTTTCGACAAGTTCTCGAAATGGGAAATCAACAACGGAAATCGTGATAAAAGAACTACTAGTGCAAGACCTAACACAGTATGAAGCACCGAAAAAGCTTATCTCGGAGAACGAAGTACAGTTCACGTGCAACTAGTTTAAGGCACAAATCCAGAAATAAGGAATGGAGTGTGACAGCCCATAAAACACCAGCACATAAAACACCACAACATAGAaccaaatataaacaaaaccaaacgacctggtgaggatcaccaACGCCCAGTGTGGCTTACGAAACTGCACCCAGTCCGGTTATGATCATTGAGCCCAGCTCAGTGAGTTTCGCTTTTTCTTACGTCTCCGGTAGCACCTAAGGCCCTTCTTCTCAAGTCTTTTCAACCAGTTTCCGTGCTACCGAGGTAATCTAAATAGAGGCTTATATTCACCTTAAACCATACGATAGCTATGACTTACATGCCACAAGCTGATAGATGTGTCAAtacctatttaaaaaattatatagttaattttatatttaaaggaTAGATGTGTCAATAcctatttacaaaattaataaagttaattttatatttacaggAAAATTTACCCGTCCAAtgatattgaaaaagaaagaagCTGATAATAAGGAATGGTGGGAAATGTATGATTATTGCGACGATAGCTTTTATTTGGATATTTTGTCTGCATTACCACTCAGTAACTGCGATAATGGAGTCGTCCTTTACATATTTAATGATAAATCTTTTCCCTCGGCCAtgagttttttagaaaaaacgGGGTATGTACTTTTGTCATAAATATTATCAAACAAATCTTAATAAgattttaactaaattaagGATTATTGGACTTTATACAACATTTGTGTACGTGGTGTCCAGGGTAATTCGATCACTTATAGCAAATAATCATAGGCGGATAATGTTTGAAGATTTGCCGTTCGTCGATCGAGTATTAAAGTTATGCAATGATATATATCTAGTTCGTGAAACACAGGAATATCGTCTTGAAGAGGACTTATATGGAAAGCTTATATTTCTGTATCGATCACCTGAAACACTTATAAAATGGACTCGATTTAAGGAAGATATTTCAGAGGACGCGTCGAGTTCACAGCTAAGTCAATCTGGAATAAATgacaaccaaaaaaattaagactAGCGAGAAAATTAGTTTGgaacaaaatgttttgtgttatcttaataataaaaactttttcattttttattgggTCTTAATAACGTTTTGGAACCTCATATAGTACATACTACATGTGTTAAAttgtacaaacaaaaaaattgagttttttcATTCGtagtttgctttttaattacttaTGACCAATTTGTcaaggaatatttttaaacgcaaTTTTTATCTACCTATATACCTTCCTTCGAATATTctatatgcattttatttaaattggtttattgAAGTGAAACAAAAACTAAGTTAGAAGTTATAAATGCGATAAACCATTGGCTAGGCTATAGTTCCTGGCTCCTTACCTCCATATATTCGAAAAATATAGAATATAGTAGAAGGAAAAATAAAGAGCACTTCTTAGAGGAGTTATTTTTGCAAGTAAGGCTGATAGTGCTGTGGGACTAATCACAAGACACTAAGACACAATAGATTGcgaaatgatttaaaaaaatgtatttggcCAATTCCAGGGCATCGGAAGTGACATTCTGACAAAATAAACATTCAAAACTAGTGTCAAAAAGTGggatttttctgttttaatatttgttaatgaCATCTCCGAGTCATCGCTACCAATGTTCAAAAACTTAGCTTAATATATCCAGTAAGTtctttgattaaaaaaatatacacgcATTTCAGACCAGACCAAAATGAAACATCATTTTACAAAACAtgataaaaacacaaaagttttCGAATCCTTTTTTCAGTATACCTGGAGGGTGTTATCAttcatcaaaacaaaattttcagaagatttttttaaaattaatatagatTTCAGACGCGATATATTTCtcctaaacaaaaaatttaaaattctatatttcccaaaatgttttgttttttgttatgttaAAATTCATCCGATAAATATTGTCGAAATAATTTCAACAATTACGAACACTCAGaatatttcagatttttttaCGGCAGCCATATGAGTTCATGGTTTGAACTTGGTAAAAGTCATAAAGTAAATGCATATTTGCATTCAAGTATACTAGCTCAAATTTTGTACACCTTTCTTTAATGAATAAGTcattttaatacccttgcagagggtgttataatttcagtcagaagtttgcaacgcagtaaaggagacatctccgaccctataaagtatatattcttgatcagcatcactaggaaagtcgatctagcccgtctgtccgtccgtttctacgcaaactagtctctcagttttaaagctatctgcatgaaactttcccaaaagttgtctttttattgcaggtagtatataagttggATCGAGCCGGagcggacgactatagcatatagctcccataggaataatcggaaaaataaataaaacaaaattataactttggagtattttaattttttttagttctttgagatatagttatggttaaatatttcagaattacgatttaaatttcatcaaaatcggacgactatagcatatagctcccataggaacaatcatcaaaaaaaaaaaaaaaattatagctttggtgttttttaattttttttttagttcttcgagatatagtaatggttaaatatttcagaattacggtttaaatttcatcaaaatcggacgactatagcatatagctcccataggaacaatcgtgtagctgccataggaactatcgaataattaagctgcaaattatcatagcttcaatgtttttaagcatacacgcaagtaaatcataattttaacgttttcaagagtatttagttttttaaatagctgcaagggtatatgaacttcggcttgccgaagtttgcttcctttcttgtttgtacTATGTTTGCTATATAGAGTTAAAGGCCGAAAAAAACGACTGGTGGAGTGGACCGTTGTCGTCGTGTTCCTTAATGTGGGTGATACGTTGCCAAACTGTCAGATTCGATATTTTGTATTCCTCCAAGCTGGGCTCTTGCACGTTCCGACCAAAAAATTCAATGGAGTGAGGGCCTCTCCATCGTTGGGATGTTCTGAATGTGGCACTATAATTGCGACAGTTTGGATAACCTCGTAcgtgatttttttattttttttttggatattgATGCACTATGATCAAAGCTTGTTAAGCGCGGacagacaaaacaaaatatataaaaaactataaaaccaATTAATAATACTAATTAAGTGTTATGTAAGCTAAGATTAATGCTTTTAAGAAATGGTAAAGCGTCAGTAGTAGAAATCATATGATAGAGTTTATGATATTCATTAAATAGCACTCTAAATGGTTCATACATATCATGGTTTGATCTACAATGTTTCAAAATGAGAGGAATACAGTTTCTAATGATTAGGCACTGAGAAATTTAGGCGGCCCTGTAGCTCAATACTCACCACCGTCgagcaaatattaaaaagtttttttcgcACAGACTTTTTTCGGTTTATATTCTCACCGAGTTGGGGACTCCAAACTGGTGAGCAGTACACCAGGATTGGACgcaataatgaaataaataaaatccttGTGACATACAGATAATCGAATTCCTTTGACCGTTTTAAAGATCCATGCACTTTCCTGGCTTTATTCATCATGAACGAAATAGGTCAGaatatgtttgttttggtCCAGAAGAACGACAAGGTCATCAATTTGTATAATTCTGGTCAACTCACAACCACCAAAAGTACAAATTGAGTGTCATTATTTCGCTTTAAAAGGCAACTACAAAAACTTCAACCTCCCAAACGGGAAGGGGGGAGTGTGACGGCCCACCATCACAACACATAAAACACCACAACATAGAaccaaacagaaataaaaccaaacaacctggtgaggatcaccaACGCCCAGTGTGGCTTACGAAACTGCACCCAGTCCGGTTATGATCATTGAGCCCAGCTCAGTGAGTTTCGCTTTTTCTTACGTCTCCGGTAGCACCTAAGGCCCTTCTTCTCAAGTCTTTTCAACCAGTTTCCGTGCTACCGAGGTAATCTAAATAGAGGCTTATATTCACCTTAAACCATACGATAGCTATGACTTACATGCCACAAGCTGATAGATGTGTCAAtacctatttaaaaaattatatagttaattttatatttaaaggaTAGATGTGTCAATAcctatttacaaaattaataaagttaattttgtatttacagGAAAATTTACCCGTCCAAtgatattgaaaaagaaagaagCTGATAATAAGGAATGGTGGGTAATGTATGATTATTGCGACGATAGCTTTTATTTGGATATTTTGTCTGCATTACCACTCAGTACATATTTAATGATAAATCTTTTCCCTCGGCCAtgagttttttagaaaaaacgGGGTATGTACTTTTGACATAAATATTATCAAACaaatctttataaaattttaattaaattaaggaTTATTGGACTTTATACAACATTTGTGTACGTGGTGTCCAGGGTAATTCGATCACTTACAGCAAACAATCATAGGCGGATAATGTTTGAAGATTTGCCATTTGTCGATCGAGTATTAAAGTTATGTaatgatatatatttagttcGTGAAACACAGGAATATCGTCTTGAAGAGGACTTATATGGAAAGCTAATATTTCTGTATCGATCACCTGAAACACTTATAAAATGGACTCGATTTAAGGAAGATATTTCAGAGGACGCGTCGAGTTCACAGCTAAGTCAATCTGGAATAAACGacaaccaaaataataaagactagcgaaaaaattagtttggaacaaaatgttttgtgttatcttaataataaacattttattgggTCTTAATAACGTTTTGGAACCTAATATAGTAAATACTACATGTGTTAAAttatatacacaaaaaaaattattcattcGTAGTTTGCTTTTTAATAACTTATGACCAATTTGTCaagcaatatttttaaacgctTTTTTTCTACCTATATACCTTTATTCGAATATTccatatgaattttatttaaattgatttattgaaGTGAAACAAGAACTAAGTAAGAAGTTATAAATGCGATAAACCATTGGCTAAATTTATGGCGCCTTACCAACATATAATCGAAAAATATAGAATATAGTAGAAGGAAAAATAAAGAGCACTTTCTTTAGAGGAGTTATTTTTTGCAAGTAAGGCTGATAGTGCTGTGGGACTAATCAAACAAAGACACAATAGATTGcgaaatgatttaaaaaaatgtatacggCCAATTCCAGGGCATCGGACGTGACATTCTGACAAAATAAACAttctaaactatttttctgttttaatttttgttaatgacATCTCCAAGTCATCTCTACCAATGGTCAAAAACTTAGCTTAATATATCCAGTAagttcttttattaaaaaaatatacatgcCTTTCAGACCAGACAGCATTTTACAAAACATGATAAATacacaaaagttttcaaatattttttttcagtataCCTAGAGGGTGTTATCATtcatcaaaaacaaaatttcagaagatttttttaaaataactatagATTTCAGACGCGTTATATTGCtcctaaacaaaaaattgaaaattctatatttcctaaaatgttttgttttttgttatgttaAAACTCATCCGATAAATATTGTCGAAATAATTTCAACAATTAGGAACACTCAGaatatttctgatttttttttacggcAGCCATATGAGTTAATGGTTGGAACTTGGTAAAAGTCATAAAGTAAAGCTCAAATTTTGCACACCTTTCTTCAATAAATAAGTCATTTTTTGTACTATGTTTGCTATATAGAGTTAGAAGGCCGAAAAAAGTGACTGGTGGAGTAGACCGTTATCATGGTTTGATCTACAATGTTTCAAAATGAGAGGAATACAGTTTCTAATGAATAGGCACTGAGAAATTTAGGCGGCACAATTTTTTGCACAGACTTTTTTCGGTTTGTATTCTTACTGAATTGGAGACTCCAAACTGGTGAGCAGTACACCAGGATTGGACgcaataatgaaataaataaagtccTTGTGACATACAGATAATCGAATTCCTTTAACCGTTTTAAAAATCCATGCACTTTCCTGGCTTTATTCATCATGAACGAAATAGGTcagaaaatttttgttttgggtccAGAAGAACGACAAGGTCATCAATTTGTATAATTCTGGTCAACTCACAACCACCCAAAGTACAAATTGAGTGTCAATATTTCGCTTTAAAAGGCAACTACAAAAACTTCAACCTCCCAAACCGGAAGAGGCGAGGGGTACGGCCCACCGTCCCAACACATAAAACATCATAACATAGAaccaaacagaaataaaaccaaccaacctggtgaggatcaccaACGCCCAGTGTGGCTTACGAAACTGCACCCAGTCCGGTTATGATCATTGAGCCCAGCTCAGTGAGTTTCGCTTTTTCTTACGTCTCCGGTAGCACCTAAGGCCCTTCTTCTCAAGTCTTTTCAACCAGTTTTCGTGCTACCGAGGTAATCTAAATAGAGGCTTATATTCACCTTAAACCTTACGATAGCTATGACTTAAATGCCACAAGCTGATAGATGTATCAatacgtatttaaaaaattaataaagttaattttatatttacaggATAGATGTGTCAATAtctatttacaaaattaataaagttaattttataattacagGGAAATTTACCCGTCCAATGATATTACAAAAGAAAGAAGCTGAttgtttatggggaaaacaaccaaaatgccactctttagtttagaaatagaaattaaacgcacaataggttcaattgaaattatttcttaattttattagctgtgctcggagttgcagcgattttgtataactgacttgcAGAAAGCTTGACatcaaatttttgtacatgttttcgctgtagctcagctgaatagataacgcgacaaatgtagcgagataatAAAGACGAAGAACAATAAACATGCAAAGCTGTATAATAGCCCTGCATAAGTAGTGCACACCTATAAGCATTTTactaggtgctggcggtctgctctaaacataCTCCCCCCGTTGGAAAAGGCACGGTTCCAACCAAATGGGATTCGATGGGCAGAGCGGTTAGTTTGGTGACGGGCCTTTTGGTAAGACCTGTAGCTTTCCGGACCACCGCTACTCTGACGACGCCGTCCTTTCCGGGTATGACTTCATGGATGCACCCAAGCTGCCATTTCATCGGTGGAAGGTTGTCATCCTGAAGCAACACAACACGACCGAtttggatgttggatgttttgatccgccatttgcttcgttcttgcaacagggacaaatactctctgctctatcttttccagaagtgctgctgcatttgttttattcttTGCCAATTGCTTAGCCGGCCTTCGTGAAGATGATTAACGTCAGGCTCAGGAATCCTTGTGTAGCTGGAACCTTTGAGGAAATGCGCTGGCGTTAGCATCTCAAATTGTCAGCGTTTTCTGAAATTGGACAAAGCGGACGGGAGTTAagaatggcagaaatttcatatgcaagAGTTCTTAATTTATCAAGGGCTAAGATGGCTGCACCGACAACTCGGTAGAAGTGAAATTTTGCCGATTTTACAGCCGCCTCTCATAGACCATTATCACTCCAAATACGTGGACTGCCTCTGAGGCTAATGAATCTTCTCAGAGCTGCCGTGAAAGAATCCGTTGTGAGATCCTGGACGACTTCCAAGTGCGCAGCCTTCAtcgaaaagcagacaaagacgaCGATGTAGCACTTGTGGGGTGCTTTGTTCCGGGCCTCTGACTTGTGATAGAACGGGTTAGGCTGAACTCGACCTGCTGGCAGGCTACCCATCACGTGTTCCCAAGCCACAGGCTTCATCCGAAAGCATCTGACGCATTTGTTGATGACGCTAGCCACGAACTTTCGTGGCGCCTGTGGTCCTGCGTGGAAGTATTTCTCATGATAATAGACGATAATCGCCCTGGTGACCGGATGATCCTTGGGTAACAATATCGGATGCTTAGTCTCGTAGTCCAAGCTCGCATTTTGAAGCCTTGGCCTCAGAGAAATCAACTTGCTCTTTGGAGGACAAGGCTGGCCTTGGCTAAGAACCTCATACTCCACCGCTATGTGAACCTGTTGAACGCTCCTTAGAAGCAGAACGGTTCCGAAGCTGATCTCGTCAACGGCAATGAATCGATAAATGTATGCGAAAACACGCTGCAACTTGTCGAATGAGTTGAGAAACTTGCAGTTGATAGATATGTCAGTGCCAACGGTTCCAATTAGCGCCGTGGAACGCCGTTCCGGAAGGTTCTTTACTGCATCTAATAGGGAGGGCCAGTTCGACGCTCCTTACAGTAGAAATGGAGGTCCATTTGCCCAAAGGGACTGCTCCAGCAATTCTTTGGGGGTACATCCGCGCGATACCACATCCGCCGGATTCAAGTCTGTTGGAACATGATGCCAAGCCACAATTTTCGTCATTTCCTGGATTTTCGCGATTCTATTAGACACAAATACGTTGAACTCCCTCGGAGGTTGCCGAATCCAAGCCAACACAATAGACGAGTCCGACCAGCAGTGAAAGGTGCAATCAAAATCTATGGTTTCCTTAACGTTTACGATAAGCTCAGCCAACAAACACGCTGTTGAAAGTTCCAATATTGgtattgttaaagcttttaagggaGCTACTCTTGACTTGGCGCAGAGTAGATGTGCTTCAGCGTTGCCTTTGGCCTCCGACCGCAAATATGAGCACGCTCCGTAATTTGCTGTGCTAGCATCACAGAATCCGTTCATCTCGACGGAAGCCTGCGAATGCATTACGAATCGTGAAAATTTTAGGTTCTGGACGATCGACAACTCCCCCCATGACGAAAGAAAGGGCTCTGGCAGTGTGTCGTCCCAATCCATGTTAGTGCTACATAACtttagcaaaaaaattttggattttgtaacaATGGGTGCTATTAAACCAAGCGGATCATAAAATTTCACAATTGTTGACAACACAAGACGTTTTGTTGCTCGTTGACTTGATAAAATTTGTGAAAAGTTAAAGAGAAGATTATCCGAAGATGGATCCCAGACCAACCCCAAAGCTTTGGCGATAGCTGATCCGTCGTGGAATTTTATCAATTGCTCTTTATCGCGATCAGACAAACACAAAAGTTTTcgaatctttttttttcagtataCCTAGAGGGTGTTATCAttcatcaaaacaaaattttcagaagatttttttaaaattaatatagatTTCAGACGCGATATATTGCtcctaaacaaaaaatttaaaattctatatttcccaaaatgttttgttttttgttatgttaAAATTCATCCGATAAATATTGTCGAAATAATTTCAACGATTACGAACACTCAGaatatttcagattttttttacGGCAGTCATATGGGTTCATGGTTGGAACTTGGTAAAAGTCATAAAGTAAATGCATATTTGCATTCAAGTATACTAGCTCAAATTTTGTACACctttctttaataaataagtcatttttatacccttgcagagggtattataatttcagtcagaagtttgcaacgcagtgaaggagacatctccgaacctataaagtatatattcttgatcagcatcactgggAGAGTctatctagccatgtccgtctatccgtccgtctgtccgtctgtccgtccgtctgtccgtctgtccgtccgtttctacgcaaactagtctctcagttttaaagctatctgcatgaaactttcccaaaagttgtcattctattgcaggtagtatataagtcggatcgaaccggatcggacgactatagcatatagctcccataagaataatcggaaaaataaataaaacaaaattataactttggtgtattttaattttttttagtttttcgagatatagtaatggttaaatatttcagaataacgatTTAAGCTTCAgcaaaatcgaacgactatagcatatagctcctttaggaacaatcataaaaataaataaaaaaattatagctttggtgttttttaattttttttagttcttcgagatatagtaatggttaaatatttcagaattacggtttaaatttcatcaaaatcggatgactatagcatatagctcccataggaacaatcgtgtagctgccataggaactatcgaataattaagctgcaaatcatcatagcttcaatgtttttaaatatacacgcaagtaaatcataattttaacgttttcaagagtatttagttttttaaatagctgcaagggtatatgaacttcgtcttgccgaagtttgcttcctttcttattTGTACTATGTTTGCTATAAAGAGCTAAACGCCGAAAATAACGACTGGTGGAGTGGACCGTTGTCGTCGTGAATAATGACCGGTTGCCCAGAAACCAGGAAAAATCTACGTTTGCAAGGTGTGCAGGTAGTCACG
The genomic region above belongs to Drosophila gunungcola strain Sukarami unplaced genomic scaffold, Dgunungcola_SK_2 000062F, whole genome shotgun sequence and contains:
- the LOC128264250 gene encoding uncharacterized protein LOC128264250, translating into MHSQASVEMNGFCDASTANYGACSYLRSEAKGNAEAHLLCAKSRVAPLKALTIPILELSTACLLAELIVNVKETIDFDCTFHCWSDSSIVLAWIRQPPREFNVFVSNRIAKIQEMTKIVAWHHVPTDLNPADVVSRGYAVKNLPERRSTALIGTVGTDISINCKFLNSFDKLQRVFAYIYRFIAVDEISFGTVLLLRSVQQVHIAVEYEVLSQGQPCPPKSKLISLRPRLQNASLDYETKHPILLPKDHPVTRAIIVYYHEKYFHAGPQAPRKFVASVINKCVRCFRMKPVAWEHVMGSLPAGRVQPNPFYHKSEARNKAPHKCYIVVFVCFSMKAAHLEVVQDLTTDSFTAALRRFISLRGSPRIWSDNGL